Genomic DNA from Macadamia integrifolia cultivar HAES 741 chromosome 6, SCU_Mint_v3, whole genome shotgun sequence:
gtagtgtctaaggctggaatcgaggtagatcctgataaggtgaaagcagtagtagaatgggaaagccccaagaatgtcactgaaattagaagcttcttgggtttggctggataataccggcgtttcattgagaatttcgcccgaatctcagcaccaatgactaaattaaccaaaaagggtgtgaaattcgactgggtagaggaatgtgagaagagtttccgggaattgaagaagaggttggtgtcaacccctgtgttgaccatccctgaaggcacaggtggaatgacagtctacactgatgcttccaaagttggtttgggttgtgttctcatgcaacgcggtaaggtaatagcatatgcatcccgacaactaaaggagtatgagaactaccccactcatgacttagagctagccgcagtcatttttgcccttaagatttggcgacattatttgtatggggagaagtgtgagatatacagtgatcacaaaagccttaagtacttcttcacccagaaggatttgaacatgagacagaggagatggcttgaactcatgaaggattatgactgcgacattcagtatcatcccggcaaagctaatgtagtagcagatgcgttgagtcggaaggcacagactgtgtcactctcatgcttagcagtcagcccataacttgtgcaggaggcgacactaatggatgaagctctcttatatgaaggagcaaccttagagttggaacgtcaaccagaaaaccttaaatggttgactgtatccttgacggctctacaggtgcatccggctattaggcaagaggtaataatgaaacaacctttggatcctgaattgcagcggatcagagttaaggttcaagatcaaacaatgaacgatccagattttgttttagccagtgatggggcattgatgtttcgaggcagattgtgtgtacccgatgatttggatatacaagagaagatagtgcgagaggcacatagctccgagtactcactccacccaggaagtacaaagatgtacaaagacctcaaacaaaattactggtggttaagcatgaaagtcacaatagctctgtatgtggcgacttgtctcacatgccaaaaagtaaaagctgcgaggcatcgaccttatggtactcttcagccactcccagtaccagaatggaagtgggaaaggattacaatggacttcgtcaccggactaccatgtacacctaaggagatggacgcgatatgggtgatcgttgatcggctaaCCAAGACGGCTCATTTCATTctcatcaagaccaagttctctatggccaaactagcacaactttacatggacaacatagtgcgcttacatggagtgccagtgagcattgtatcagatagggacccgaGGTTCACctccaaattttggaaaagcttccagcatgccttgggatcacaattgaatttgaatactgctttccacccacagacggatggtcagtcggagcgaaccatacaaatattagaggacatgctcagggcatgtacaatggatatgagtggtagttgggaagaatatataccccttatggagttttcctataacaacagtaaCCAAGCTActattgggatggctccgtatgaggcattatatggcaggaagtgcagaactcccttgtattgggatgaggtaggtgaacgtcgaatgttaggacctaagatgatacagatgacttgtgacaaagtcgacgttattcgggaacggattaaagcagctcagtctcgtcaaaagagctatgcagacacccgcagaaaagatattgaatttcagtcaggagaaaaggtatttctcaagatctctcctactaaagggttgcaaaggtttcacagaaaggggaagttgagcccaagatacattggatcatttgagatcttggcccgggttggctcagtagcctacatgcttgctctgccaccttcacttggggatgttcataatgtattccatgtatccatgctgaagcaatacgttcatgatccctctcatgtattacccgtggagccagaataccttgaagctgacatgacctatacagagcagccagctgaaattttggaccgaaaggtgaaaacccttcgcaaccgctccatttcctatataaaggtgcgatgggctaatcattcacttgaagaagcatcttgggagaaagaggatgaaatgcaagccaagtaccctcatcttttttatcaaccaggtacgcaatttcgaggacgaaatttttcagaaggggggctaaatgtaataccctacatCTTAAACCCGgcctgattacacggttgacccggtttaaccatacaagacccgaatcggagagagttagagcgggttccgtatggactatgatggcaagggtgaccttaaacaccggctagcccaataagtccgagccagtgccagaagaaacgggaatacccaagtcatgtacatgcacctatcataaggccatgtacggatgaAGCAattatgtagccgtatattaaggtgcataggtatattacatcgtacgccaagagtgagattcgtgccgagggccgaattctgtcaaaatcccaagttttggccctcagggggcggacaggtgggcgcatccacccacctgaatgacccacccatgtgaattacttagtattttaaagaagtatatatagcatttatactttcttttcttttctcatttatgacactcgtacgttggtgagaagagtaaagaggagagagaaaagaaaggaaagaagaagagaagagaaggaagagggagaagagatggatttcagcggcgccgaggcttgatcttcccattccgacgccggaagagtgatcttcaacactagatctacatttagaggtgagcaaagtttgggttccttaaaccttcaccatacccaagtaaaacccttgatttgggtagggtttcgtgagatcttgtaaatcccccttgaaatgatgaatctaaggtttaatagatgatttatgtgttgatcttgaaggatttgaagaagtatttacaaggttggagaagcattgtggatttgaagtgatttttgggatttgaaggtgttcttgagcaaagaaggtaagatggcttcccattccttaaatctaacctagatctaggttagaaccatcctataagaccttgaaagtgtgaagaatgggtttggaaaagccccatttgaatccccaaagattgggggaagttgggaagaaacagcaggtttcccgccaagaccggtgggccatctggcctgcctgtgggcacccgcctgagagggcagggccctcgggcacaaccggcgggccaccctgcccgccggtcttagtagaccccctggcccaaccgacgggccagaccggctggccgacctacccgccagtccagaccggtgggtctgactagtGGGTCTGACAGGttggctgtccgacccacccgagaggctccgaatgtgatttttacgtccgattggacccgaatcggatgtgtgaccttcttttaggattctaaacatgatcgtgtcattggatcgtgttaatcttgattccaaaatggtgaaatactaaccccgctcacttatgttaggttcaccaaatcctacgtttctcgcaccggatctcacccgtaccgagcgtgaatccttgtacactacaagtggggagaggacgtttggccttgtttcaaggcattgtttggcattcatttaatcatatctagtctagtcatgtcatcatgaaaatgctatatagattagtcatcctcacattgttatgcatgagTGTTGTGTCTATTTTCTAAtcgccaagtgataatatgcttctgtgatgaatgtggacatcattgtgcatgatgcataaaTAGAccagatgccgtagtcggcttggaaacgagtgcattggtggcccgtggtatgggacgcggtggcactatgcaattgtactattgtcatataagagcatgtggTTTAGAATTTttaccttcccgtgctacgacccttcccaacaggggttaaggtgttgggttaccatttggggggaagcagtggtcgctgttgtcgggtcactgtggcggttagacataacgcccggcagGTCATTAGGAcggtcggcaaccccggtggtatattcaagagggtcaatcatactgcttttaaattgctggagtcagcaccttttcacttactaagctagtgagctcatcccacgtgtgcaccctcttttagatgattttgcaggtcacccatctgaagagcacggggcgggtcccacggttgagttccttgaagaggactggtgggcccctgaggagttagagcacggcactgactgctcgtgcgagagttatgctgcaggaccgcagttctgatgccgagctgagctccacttctgatgccgggctgagctccactttttctgccgagccgagctctaccttgagaagccgagctgggctcaacctttaaTACCGAGGTGAGCTCtaggttctgataccgagctgagcagtatactctgattttgatgatttcttttatgtacttgatatagGAATTGTACTttcattgtgtaaatatcatgccttcgggcccacatgtatataactattgtatcacaatttgggtatcaagtattatggggatattcacaggtaaaccaagtcttccgctgatctgataagcttttattagttgtgtgtatgctgtggtggaatacagtatcagatgatcctggcaagtttgggttaaccggtgttaacccggtcactgacccggttcggtgtgaacggggtgtgacactatcTCCGTCATCTCCATGGGATGACCCTTGGCCTTGGCCGCCTCCATAGTCCACGCCATTCTCTGTGGGTAGTGGAAGAAAGAGTAGAGCGCTCAAGTGAAGATCTAAAATCCATATCACCTTTCCTAGTCTTCTCACTCAGGAGGcagctacacacctcatcaagggatggaagaggtGAACGGCCCAAAATCTATATCTTGATTGGCTCATAGTCTTAATTCAGCCCACCTAGTAAAATCAAAACACGCTCCTTTTCAAGAGATCTATAAATCTTGGCTTCATCTTCAAGGTTGGACAACTAAAGGTCTCCGTAATAATCGTACTCCTTCCAGAGTCCTATAATAGTAATATAGTAGTCAGAAATAGTCTTGTTGCCCCACTTCATAGAGAGGGCTTATTGAAGGAGCTGGTAGACCTTCATAGTCACCTATCCTGTCATAGGTCTTAGAAACATTATCCCAAATATCCTCAGCAGTTTCCTTCTGGATAAATCTCCTGTCTATCTCAGGTTTCGTAGAGAAAAACAGCTAAGCCATAACAGTAGAATTCGCAGTTTCCCATTTCTAATAGCCTAGACAAGCGACAGCGGAAGCCTTGATAGCCCCAATAATATACCCTAGCTTCCCTCTACTACCTAAGGATAGCTTCACAGAGTGTGACCAATCCAAATAAttggtactatccaacttcacaagagaaatcTGAGTATTTGGATTATCAAAGACAATCGAACTAGAGTTGGTACTACTCTACCACCCGATGTAGCTTCCGTAGGTTCCGTGAGATCAGACATGATGTAAGGATATTCCTAAAACAACACATATGGAGATTCAAACAAAGGGGAAAAACAAGTCCCAAATAACCTCTTCTCAGAACCCACAAAAAAATTCAGCAAGCTAGTAAACCACGAAAACCAATAAAAGGACACTTCTAACTGTGGAGCTTCATCCCCATAGCATATACAAGCATCGTATGATGCAACGCATTCATCAAAGGTGACCAATAATCACACTACCAGCCATTCCAAACCAAACAACTAACCAACAGAGAAGCTGGTGATATCTGGCAGCAAGGAGAGATTGTGGTTGTGATCCAACACCACACCAAATCACGAACCAAGGTTTGGGCCCCTTGGACGACTCCAAAGAACTTGATACCAACTCTAACCAACCTCAGACCAAGAAGGAACAAGAAAAAAGGTCCAGATCTGGGTATTGTTCACGGAGTCACTGTAGCAGCAGCAGAAAAAAGGAGTTGCAGACCTtgggcttccctcctttgcaATCAAGCTTTTAGGGGCTTAAAGGGGGTGGGCCAAGAGCGACTCCAATGGACCAGGTCCCAGCTCCAACAAAGCCCTGATAAGGAAGAACAAGGGCTGTTTCAAAAATCTGATTACTGTTCACGGAACAGCAGATCAGGTTGAGCTCTTCATGTATGGAGCATGAGTAGCTCCAATCTTCACCAGCATTAGCTTCTATAGAGTGTATTGGTTCATCACTATGGCATGTACAAAGAATTCCCTGCTCCGGAACCATCTATTATTGTTGGGTTCCAAAGCTAGAGAGTCTAGGTTTTAAGATCCTTGATCGACTCTCAACCTACAGCTCGCATACCAAGttaaaaatcaaagagattggggttagagatgagagagaagtagagaagagaggaagaaggagagaagttgagaggagaaagagagtgaaGAGTGCAAATTGTGGGAGATCATTTTTCTCCTCCCACCTATATTAAGTTCAAACTAATAACTTAGGGAAAGGGaggtaaaagataaaaaaaggaaaatacacTTAAGACAACTTAATATAAAGACAGCTCCTAAAGTAAccctattacataaactccaaCCGTCTCTTCATTATAAGATGAATTAAATCAATTACGCAAAGAGATTTAGTAAATTGAGACATCTGCGTTTACATCTACTGCTACCCTAGATCACTCAGGTACTAGCGCATTTCTTACCTCCTCTTCCTCCACTCCATGGGTCATTGCCAACTCTGATATGACTAAAAAGTCCCATGTCCTTTACTCCTTTCAGAAAACTAATCAACCTTCTAGAGTCATACTCGTTGATGGCTCCTCTACTAAGGTGTCCGGTTCTGATTGTGTCTTTACCTCCTTTTTTATGTTAAAATATGTTCATGttcctaaattacccttaaatCTTCTTCATATACGCTTGGTCATCTCCATCTCATGCCTTAGGTTATAAATTGGACCCCCACGTGGTATTTCGTGGGTATCCCACTTTATTTAACATGGCATCAAAGCAAGGAGGTCAAGTGTTCAATCCTTAGGAAGTGCACCAGATTTCCCAAGACATTCTCCCCTCGGTGCCATGTGATGGTGTTTCCACATGAGAGTATGTCACGTGCAAGGCCGACTGTGTACAAACCTTCATGTGCGGAAGTATAATATATTGTTGTTGCCGTTACTTAACAACTCGAGCTTTTAGGATAAACGGTGTTAACATGATGGTGGTGTCGATATATATTATTGCACCCTTACTTAACAACTCGACCTTTTAGGATAAACAGTTGTAACATAGTATCGGAGCGGGAGGTCTCGTGTTAGAACCCTAGGTGGGAAGTATGGCAACACTTAACCAAGGAAGGTGGTCCGCCAGACCCCAAGTGGGGGAAATACCCCAGAGCATAGGGCCAAGTGGGGCCTAGGATGACGTAGACATAAGATGCTCACAATCTGGTCACTAAGAGTGAtattgtccccccccccccaaccctttGCTGTCTTCCCTAAGTTATCTGTCCATCTGTGGAGCAAGTTATGCTGAAGCCATACATGAGTGGGTGTTGAGATGTTGGGTGTTATAAAGGTATAGTCCCAAAAGTTAAGTATGGGACGTGTGTTGTCTTAATATACCCTTGGGTCATCTCCACCTAATgccttaaggttttgggttggacccACAGTGGTATTTCATGGGCTATCCCACTATATTTAACAACCCACTCTACACGTGTTAAATCTCAGTCCAGCAAGACATTGCAACATAGCCCAAAAAATTTGATTTATCTTGAAAAGATACGTGGAGGCAGTTGCACGAAAGTTGTTTGGATAGGATCCCCCATGCAGTCATAAGAGTTTAAGCATAGCTGCCACTAAAAGTCCCCACGAAAGAGTGGAAGATATAGTGGATGCTCCCTTCCGCTAATGTTGTGTGCTCAGAAGAGAAGAAACTCCCAGgtattaaaataaagaagacgCTCACCAAGTGAGTACTAAGGGATTTTTCAATTCTAGTTCATGATGGGACATTTAAACAGtggatcctctctctctcatttgcaAATATAATTAAGCCTATACTTTTCGTAACAGTTAAAGCCTATAGGTAAAAAATCCACCCCTTTCATGATCTCCATTGATGAAACTTACCTCTAtgccaaaaaaacagaaacaaatgtAAATAATCTCATAAAGGAAATATCAACGCAGCACCAGATGTATTATACTGGTCTGTGATGCAAGCTGAGAAGACAGCCGTTATACCACTAAATATTAACTGATAAGTGGATATTGTAACTCACCTCCAATGAACCATCTGAAATGCATGCAGCAACTGATGCCCAAGGCAACAGGTGAATATCATATTCTTcgacagcagcagcagcaaaagCACCAATTTTACTTGATCCTGATGCCATTGCCTGCGCTATGAAAAATGTGGccgtcttcttctccaactGGGTCCCAAGAACTGCCTCACTTAAGAAGTCCAATGAGAAGGAATCCACCTCATTATTTGCAGACATAACAGAATTAGATAGTCTTCGTAATGCCTGGCGATGCCAAATTATATCATCATTTGCTGAGCTGACACAACAAGAGTAGAGCTTCCGTGGTTCAGGTGCCCCAGCATCCCATGTATACATTTCAACAGAGAGAACACTCTTAAGAAAGAGCAGGGtgaaaatcccttccttataaAGCTGAGCAAACATAGAATAAATGTCATCTTCTGCGTATGCTTGCCTTGAGAGCTTACTAATGGCTCCCTGATCTGAGTTCCTCAAAGGGAAACGGAATAAAGTTCCATGGAAAGGCTGTTTCATGTCACATCCAAAAGCACAATATGGAATGAACTGGTCATTATAAATTGAAACAGCTGAAGAACTAACATACTCAATACGCTTTCCAGGATTTGCCACTGAAATATTTGGAAGATATACACCCTGTGGATCAAATAACACCACATATTTTCCACTCACAAAAGAGGGCAAATCTGTCAAATGGTACACTGAGTTGAATCCAACCCTAGAAAGAAAATCGGTATAAGTCAGAAAGTTATCACAGTGCCCaaacaaaaaatcccaaataTAACCAAAAGCTGCCAGCGAGGTTTCTAGTCATTTCTTAAAACTATTCAGCCTAACACACTTAGCATATCAATAGCCAGAAGCATTGATGCTGATCATCTGTATGGATAAAATCTTTATTTTCAGTCCATTAAATTGGGATTTCTTACAGGGGAGCACAGTATTGAcatgaattgggttttattgtattaaaattaaagatatatGAGCTTCAGTATTAGTTTTCTAATTTATGGGTTCTTATTGTAATGAGGTTATAAAGCCCAAGTATTGAGTCCAAGGGGAAGTGGCAAACTTTGTTTAGTTGTGAGGCCCACCAAGTAGAGATAAGTTAGTTGTTTAATTAAGGGATGTCTCAGAATTATAAGTGTTTCCTTTAGTCAAAAGCTATTGGTCAGGTTTGGAAATATGACAAATCCTCTATATATTATCATAAATTGCTTATTTTGAAAGAATGGGATTCATGCTTACAGTTTACGGCAAAGACAGGTTCTTTCCCACAAGGTTTGATGGGCAAACCTAAATCTGTTCATGGTGTACAGATCTGAATATCTTCTTTCATAttatcctccttttttttttttttttttttttttgatgaataagtAAATTCATaaccaaaacagagaagaaTATACGAGGAAAAAGGCCAGAAGGGACTAGCCCAGCAAAAAGATGGAAAACCATCAATTAACAGGAGGAGCGAGCCCTACAAAGAGGATAAGACCATCAAGGGGGTGAATAATGTAAATAGGAAGGCCCCAGCCCGCAGGTGAGCAAATTCCTTGGGGTGTCTCGAACAGTGCAATGGCAGGGAGAGTCGAGATTAGAACATCAAAGTaaatggcattccaaatcttttcaaaagaacaagagttggaagtccagCTATGGAGATTtcgctccatccagatatggttAATAGTAGCACAAAATGCGAGCTTCCCGGCAATATTACAAATAGAGGAACCAACAAAAGTCACGTCAACCCAGATCTATTCTTTGCTCAAGGGGAGGATACTTCTTCTAGATGGCAAGCAACTACTAAGGACCCTCTTCCAAATGGTAGAGGAGAAAGgacatatgaaaaaaatatggctgacatcTTCAATGCCATTCCAGCAAAGACAACAAGAGGAGGGGACTTGAATGTGTCAGTACAGGAGGAAGGATTGCGTGGGAAGGTAGTTGGAGATAACCTGCCAAGCAATGAAACTATGGCGAGAGATGTGGCCATTGAACCAGATAATGCTGCGCCAAGGGGCAAGAGGgtttttgtaggtttttttatttaaaaaaaatgtgtgaatCATTCATTTTGATTCAGCTTTTCTCTGGGTTAAGTGTATCCTTACTGGGCCCATTACGAGCAGAATTAGGTTTACATGGCTCAtatattctttctcttcttttattattacaaGGATCAGGTCATGAAAACATAAACAAAcaatgaaacaaaagaaatccAAAACATTAGGCAAACAAGAAGATGATAAGAACAGTGTCTTTATAAATCAAACAGTCAATGTAAATAGGTTCCTAAAGTCCTCAACCCATCTTGAGAGATCCAAGTATGGCCCTTCTCAAGGTTGTTACggcgccaaggcaaaccaaggtgTTTGATGgctgcctaagtgcttaggcgacAAGGCGACCGCTTTAAGGCGAACAAGGAGACCAagtgttatattttattttcccacttttctaactttatttagtatgttacatATACCtcgtatcataaaaaatcaacattaaatcacatcaagtcatcaaaatcaacattaagccacatcaaaccatcaaaaatcagcattgagtcataaaaaaatcaacatttagagaaaattTCTTGTTCTATAACAAgattgactggtcaaatgattttattttgcatgagacttttgtattaggtacatcacaaaaccaactttccaacaagtctaagattacttaaatttgagttgtaatgacaaagttatgttccggtcaaacttattttaaagtgcgcaaACACTGTTAAAAttgcctaaatgaaaataattttatggaattcaaaataaaagattattttaccggacttttggtttttagcaatgatttaccatgataaaatttaaaaagttttcagaattgagaaaaaccctagcatttgaaagttgaaaatcgccttTACAACTAAAAATCTAGTCTTTATTCTTGAACTGGGGGGTTGACATTTTTCctcttggaatttgatttttaaactatttttattagattaaaATTGGGGGtatttgtttttaattaataataCCGTAAATAAATAAGGTGTCAAAAtataaggcgacatgcagtgcaataaggcgacagtcgcctagaagcggtgatgccttgacaattaTGGTTCTTATACTGAGAGTTGGAACTCCCAATCACCTTCCAAAGTCACACTTACAGCTCATTGGAAGTACATCAGGGATATTCTTCCCTTAATGGTTACTTGGTTTATGAGAGGGTTGTTAAAGTTGCAGTAACGGTGCTTTTTAGTAACTGTGATAACAGTTTACTATTCATGGTGATGTTTATTATATGTGTTGTTGCAATAGGTTTACCGTAAAGGGTTCTTAAATATCCTTTACTTGTTTTAGTTTGTATTAAACAATGACTCTTTTGAGTCactaataatatatattacttGCCTAGGCTCATGGTAGACTAATGCACACAACTGTGAGCTAGGCCTTCTCTAGGTCTCTCAATCTTTCTTCTACTCTTCTATTACTGCTTCATTCTCCATACACAAGACTGCTTTGGTATTCCTATAGGGGGTgattgttagagatattagttatgtttcaCATAATGATCTCTTCCTTGGAAtccctttgtaacctagggttccaaaagagaaaaataggaggAACTTGTAATccgactctcaaaccaagatGTTGTCCTCTaataccaagttagaatatgAGAATGAGGgaagaacaatgagatgagggatgaggaagaagatggagaagtagatgagggagaagaagagaatcgaTTGTACGGTGGAATAATGTGCTATGAGTAAaatctcactaacaccaatatattaccttcactaatatatttacaagatattacacatacctccctaaggaggaaaaggaataTAAAACATAACATAACAAATcactaaactacccttagtgAAACATAACTAATATATTAAACAGTGAAGTGTTCTTAGGATGAGATTAGTTGGAACCTAGGTTTAACGCATGGTTCAAGAAGTCGGTAATTCAGTAAAAAATTACCGAAATTTTTCAATTTCGCCCTGAACTGGCACAAAACCTAGTGCAGATCACTAGGTATTCCAAGTTTTGGAAATTATGGTAGGTTTTCTTCATGCCGAAATGGTACAACCATTTAGTATATAAACAGAAAGTTGACAAAATATGGACACTGTTTTGACCCATTTTGACTTGCGGTTTTATAGGTATCAACCGAAACCTGCTATTAGcctaaaaatttcatttttaccaTGTTTTTTGCCATTCCACTGCCTACTCTTGGTGGAATTAGTCGTTAGAAGCTTG
This window encodes:
- the LOC122082687 gene encoding sacsin-like, producing MKQPFHGTLFRFPLRNSDQGAISKLSRQAYAEDDIYSMFAQLYKEGIFTLLFLKSVLSVEMYTWDAGAPEPRKLYSCCVSSANDDIIWHRQALRRLSNSVMSANNEVDSFSLDFLSEAVLGTQLEKKTATFFIAQAMASGSSKIGAFAAAAVEEYDIHLLPWASVAACISDGSLEDVISQRQGALILWHST